Proteins encoded together in one Sinorhizobium meliloti window:
- a CDS encoding LPS assembly lipoprotein LptE has product MSLSDIAGFRLRSLGFVAGALSLAALGGCQVRPLYSDGPTGSTSVALAAIEISEADDRVEQEVRNALVFLTSRGQGEPVNPQYHLALSVSHRTMGVLYESTDLDNDDDDAGAGRIVVKADYNLTKTATGETVKSGNRTAVALVDFPQQEFAKIRAVRDGENRAAKELAEIIGADLAAALGR; this is encoded by the coding sequence ATGTCGTTGTCTGATATAGCTGGCTTCCGTCTTCGGTCCTTGGGCTTCGTAGCCGGCGCATTGTCGCTCGCGGCACTTGGCGGCTGCCAGGTCAGGCCCCTTTATTCCGACGGTCCTACCGGTTCGACCTCTGTCGCGCTTGCCGCGATCGAGATTTCGGAAGCCGACGATCGCGTCGAGCAGGAAGTCCGAAATGCCCTCGTCTTCCTGACGTCGCGTGGTCAGGGCGAACCGGTCAATCCGCAATATCATCTGGCGCTCAGCGTCTCGCACCGGACGATGGGCGTGCTCTATGAGAGCACGGATCTCGACAATGACGACGACGACGCCGGAGCCGGCCGCATCGTCGTGAAAGCGGACTACAACCTGACCAAGACCGCCACCGGCGAGACCGTGAAGTCAGGGAACCGGACGGCCGTCGCTTTGGTCGACTTCCCCCAGCAGGAATTCGCCAAGATACGCGCCGTGCGCGATGGCGAGAATCGCGCCGCCAAGGAACTGGCGGAGATCATCGGGGCCGACCTCGCAGCCGCTCTCGGCCGCTGA
- the holA gene encoding DNA polymerase III subunit delta, which yields MSEVKSHEFDNFLQRSAAIYRLFLLYGPDRGLVSERASELAGSFGLPLDDPFAVVKLDAGSLQGAGSVLDEVNAIGLFGGDKLVWVRGASAEKALTEALQILATDPPAGARLIIEAGDLKKGAALRKVGETSRSVASIACYSDDIRGLQALVDKELSEAGLRIGPAARERLVEALGGDRMASRNELRKLALYCRGKDLVDEDDVLGIVGDASAISIDDAVDAVLKGDADALLHAMKKITTSKTPPFLVLQACLRQFQQLDVMRAEMDAGRQSAGQVVASLGRGLHFRRKPVVEAALKHWTAPAIRRELGRLQATIYQSRSRQSLEESLVIQNLLAITIQSARR from the coding sequence ATGAGCGAGGTCAAGTCGCACGAATTCGATAATTTCCTGCAGCGATCTGCGGCGATCTACCGGCTTTTCCTGCTCTACGGTCCCGATCGCGGCCTCGTCTCGGAACGCGCGTCCGAACTCGCCGGCAGCTTCGGCCTTCCTCTCGATGATCCTTTCGCCGTCGTCAAGCTTGATGCCGGGTCATTGCAGGGCGCGGGAAGCGTGCTGGACGAAGTCAATGCCATCGGTCTTTTCGGCGGCGATAAGCTGGTCTGGGTGCGCGGTGCGTCCGCTGAGAAGGCGCTCACCGAAGCGCTGCAGATTCTCGCGACCGACCCGCCCGCCGGCGCCCGGCTCATCATAGAAGCGGGCGACCTGAAGAAGGGGGCGGCGCTCAGGAAAGTGGGCGAGACTTCCCGCTCCGTCGCTTCGATCGCCTGCTACAGCGACGATATCAGGGGCCTGCAAGCACTTGTCGACAAGGAACTTTCGGAAGCGGGCCTTCGCATCGGTCCCGCCGCACGCGAACGTCTGGTGGAGGCGCTCGGGGGCGACCGCATGGCATCGCGCAACGAGCTCCGGAAACTCGCCCTCTACTGCCGCGGCAAGGATTTGGTCGACGAGGACGACGTTCTCGGCATCGTCGGCGACGCCAGCGCCATTTCGATCGATGATGCGGTCGATGCGGTATTGAAGGGCGACGCCGACGCGCTGCTGCACGCGATGAAGAAGATCACGACATCCAAGACGCCGCCTTTCCTCGTGCTTCAGGCCTGCCTGAGGCAATTCCAGCAGCTCGACGTGATGCGTGCCGAAATGGATGCGGGCCGCCAGTCCGCGGGTCAGGTCGTCGCAAGCCTTGGCCGCGGCCTCCACTTCCGCCGCAAGCCGGTTGTCGAAGCGGCGCTGAAACACTGGACCGCTCCGGCGATCCGGCGCGAATTGGGCCGCCTGCAGGCGACCATCTATCAAAGCCGCAGCCGCCAGAGCCTTGAGGAGAGCCTGGTGATCCAGAATCTCCTGGCGATCACGATCCAGTCTGCGCGGCGTTGA
- a CDS encoding ParB/RepB/Spo0J family partition protein — MNDDSSKRRLGRGLAALIGEMDQPLHTGAAPAAAISADRRIPIEFVSRNPRNPRRQFDEAELQDLASSIRQHGIVQPVVVRTVGHDRYEIIAGERRWRAAQLAGFTEIPVIVRDVDDRTALEIAIVENVQRSDLNPLEEALGYEQLIAEHGYTQNDLGDIIGKSRSHVANSLRLLKLPEPVRDMLSDGSLSAGHARALIPTSDPVALARAVVSKGLSVREAERLAQNDIKSQNDPNYAKGRQREEKDADTLALERTLSDSLGLEVSVNHKASGGHLKITYKTLDQLEEICRLLERR; from the coding sequence ATGAACGATGACAGCTCCAAGAGGCGTCTGGGTCGCGGCCTTGCCGCCTTGATCGGCGAAATGGACCAGCCGCTGCACACCGGCGCGGCTCCGGCCGCCGCAATCAGCGCCGATCGGCGGATCCCGATCGAGTTCGTTTCCCGCAACCCTCGCAACCCCCGCCGGCAGTTCGACGAGGCTGAGCTTCAGGACCTTGCAAGCTCGATCCGCCAGCACGGGATCGTTCAGCCGGTCGTCGTGCGCACCGTCGGTCACGACCGCTATGAGATCATTGCCGGTGAAAGGCGCTGGCGCGCGGCGCAACTTGCGGGCTTCACCGAAATACCGGTCATCGTGCGCGATGTCGACGACAGGACGGCGCTGGAGATCGCCATTGTCGAGAACGTTCAGCGCTCCGACCTCAATCCCCTCGAAGAGGCCCTGGGCTACGAGCAACTGATCGCGGAACACGGCTACACGCAGAACGATCTCGGCGACATCATCGGCAAGAGCCGGAGCCATGTTGCGAACAGCCTTCGCCTTCTGAAGCTGCCGGAGCCCGTGCGCGACATGCTTTCCGATGGCAGCCTTTCCGCGGGCCACGCCCGCGCGCTTATACCCACATCGGACCCGGTGGCCTTGGCGCGTGCGGTCGTCTCGAAAGGTCTTTCGGTCCGCGAGGCCGAACGGCTGGCGCAGAACGACATCAAGTCGCAGAACGATCCCAACTACGCAAAGGGCCGCCAGCGTGAGGAGAAGGACGCCGATACGCTGGCGCTGGAGCGCACCCTGTCCGATAGCCTCGGCCTGGAAGTGAGCGTCAACCACAAGGCCAGCGGCGGGCATCTCAAGATTACATACAAGACGCTCGACCAATTGGAAGAGATTTGCCGGCTGCTCGAGCGACGTTGA
- a CDS encoding ParA family protein, translating to MFGPKNRIITIANQKGGVGKTTTAINLATALAAIGERVLIVDLDPQGNASTGLGIQRRARHLSSYELMMGTHSIGQIAQDTAVPNLAIVPSTMDLLGVEMEISKESDRVFRLRKALASVDALAYSYVLVDCPPSFNLLTMNAMAAAHSVLVPLQCEFFALEGLSQLLETVEQVRQTVNPGLDIQGIVLTMFDSRNNLAQQVVSDVRLHLGDKVYHTLIPRNVRVSEAPSYGKPAILYDLKCAGSQAYLQLASEVIQRERQRKAA from the coding sequence ATGTTTGGCCCAAAGAATCGGATCATCACTATTGCCAATCAGAAGGGCGGCGTCGGCAAAACGACGACGGCCATCAATCTTGCTACTGCGCTCGCCGCCATCGGTGAAAGGGTGCTGATCGTCGATCTCGATCCGCAAGGCAATGCCAGCACCGGGCTCGGTATCCAGCGTCGTGCCCGGCATTTGTCTTCCTACGAGCTGATGATGGGGACCCATTCGATCGGCCAGATTGCTCAGGATACGGCGGTGCCAAATCTGGCCATCGTGCCTTCGACCATGGATCTGCTCGGCGTCGAAATGGAGATTTCCAAGGAATCGGATCGAGTTTTCCGGCTCCGTAAGGCTTTGGCTTCAGTGGATGCTCTTGCTTATTCCTATGTGCTGGTCGACTGCCCGCCATCGTTCAATCTTTTGACGATGAATGCAATGGCAGCCGCGCATTCGGTTCTCGTACCATTGCAGTGCGAGTTTTTTGCCCTCGAAGGCTTGAGCCAGCTGCTGGAGACGGTCGAGCAGGTGCGGCAGACGGTGAATCCAGGCCTCGATATTCAGGGAATCGTGCTGACCATGTTCGATTCCCGGAACAATCTTGCCCAGCAAGTCGTCAGTGACGTTCGCTTGCATTTGGGAGATAAGGTTTATCATACCCTCATTCCCCGCAACGTGCGGGTGTCCGAGGCCCCTTCCTACGGCAAGCCGGCCATTCTTTATGATCTCAAATGCGCCGGAAGTCAGGCTTATCTCCAACTGGCCTCGGAAGTCATTCAGCGCGAGAGGCAGCGGAAGGCCGCTTAA